From one Triticum aestivum cultivar Chinese Spring chromosome 4B, IWGSC CS RefSeq v2.1, whole genome shotgun sequence genomic stretch:
- the LOC123091716 gene encoding probable staphylococcal-like nuclease CAN2 isoform X1, with amino-acid sequence MGNILKCFRGDDEEEEDHYPYYRPGSRPHYPQQQQQADGHGVASLAHDLLNFESASMVPEGLRQHVTASKKAQIKWYQNMLEAYKNARTPPRTPEEAAQLVVSALNWIQSADLEGILEFYNFPIPSLPAASSNHRPSSLPEGVQFVLNTLPVNNQNIGDGDGFTAYVATTDPRESGNVPIEVHEMVIARTEARNRRDYKSADALQSSLKEAGYKIIICSDEEILARKYRIRMRGIDAPELKMTYGKESKSALVKLIGGKRTTIHVYGQDQFDLYVGDVYCNGVFIQEKMLKNGHAWHFTTYDKRPEFAKWEREARAAQRGLFASLNPEKPWDWRREQRNGGIQVY; translated from the exons ATGGGGAACATCCTGAAGTGCTTCAGGggagacgacgaagaagaagaagaccactacCCCTACTACCGTCCAGGCTCCAGGCCCCACTAcccccagcagcagcagcaagctgATGGCCATGGCGTCGCCTCCCTGGCGCACGACCTCCTCAACTTTGAGAGCGCGTCCATG GTTCCTGAAGGGCTCAGGCAGCATGTTACGGCGTCCAAGAAAGCACAGATTAAATG GTACCAGAATATGTTGGAGGCATATAAGAATGCGAGAACCCCACCGAGAACACCGGAAGAGGCTGCACAACTAGTTGTATCAGCCCTAAACTGGATCCAGAGTGCTGATTTGGAG GGTATCCTCGAATTCTACAACTTCCCCATCCCATCACTACCTGCAGCATCCTCAAACCACCGTCCATCCTCGCTGCCAGAGGGCGTGCAGTTTGTCTTGAATACTTTGCCG GTTAATAACCAAAACATTGGAGATGGCGATGGCTTTACCGCTTATGTTGCCACAACCGATCCGAGGGAGTCTGGCAATGTTCCTATAGAAGTACATGAGATGGTGATTGCGAGGACTGAAGCACGCAATCGTAGGGATTACAAGAGTGCCGATGCACTTCAAAGTAGCCTTAAAGAAGCTGGATACAA GATAATCATCTGTTCAGACGAAGAGATCCTAGCAAGGAAATACCGAATCAGAATGAG GGGAATTGACGCACCAGAACTTAAGATGACATATGGAAAGGAATCAAAGAGTGCTTTGGTGAAGCTCATTGGTGGGAAAAGAACCACAATTCATGTGTATGGGCAGGACCAGTTTGATCTCTATGTTGGTGATGTCTATTGCAATGGTGTGTTCATCCAG GAGAAAATGCTGAAGAATGGTCACGCATGGCATTTTACGACCTATGACAAGCGCCCAGAGTTTGCTAAA TGGGAGAGAGAGGCAAGAGCTGCACAGCGAGGGCTCTTTGCCTCACTCAACCCTGAGAAGCCGTGGGACTGGCGAAGAGAGCAGCGCAATGGTGGCATTCAGGTCTACTAA
- the LOC123091719 gene encoding aquaporin SIP1-1 produces the protein MAMGTAVREAAADGVVTFLWVLCVSTLGASTAAVTTYLSLHEGIHYALLVTVSILALLLFAFNLLCDALGGASFNPTGVAAFYAAGLTSPSLFSIALRLPAQAAGAVGGALAISELMPEQYKHMLGGPSLKVDPHTGAVAEGVLTFVITFAVLCIIVKGPRNPIVKTAMLSVSTVSLVLTGAAYTGPSMNPANAFGWAYVNNLHNTWEQLYVYWICPFIGAILAAWTFRAVFPPPAPKPKTKKA, from the exons ATGGCGATGGGAACGGCtgtgcgggaggcggcggcggacggcgtcgtgACCTTCCTCTGGGTGCTCTGCGTCTCCACGCTCGGCGCCTCCACGGCCGCCGTCACCACCTACCTCAGCCTGCACGAGGGGATCCACTACGCCCTCCTCGTCACCGTCTccatcctcgccctcctcctcttcgccttcaacctcctctgcgaCGCCCTCGGCGGCGCCAGCTTCAACCCCACCGGCGTCGCCGCCTTCTACGCCGCGGGCCTCACCAGCCCCTCGCTATTCTCCATCGCGCTCCGCCTACCAGCGCAG GCCGCCGGAGCCGTGGGCGGAGCTCTGGCCATCTCCGAGCTGATGCCGGAGCAGTACAAGCACATGCTCGGCGGACCCTCGCTCAAGGTGGATCCCCACACCGGCGCCGTCGCTGAAGGGGTGCTCACCTTCGTCATCACCTTTGCCGTCCTCTGCATCATCGTCAAGGGACCCCGCAACCCCATCGTCAAGACAGCGATGCTCTCAGTCTCCACCGTCAGCCTCGTCCTCACCGGCGCCGCGTACACCGGCCCCTCCATGAACCCTGCCAAC GCCTTTGGTTGGGCGTATGTTAACAATCTGCACAACACCTGGGAGCAGCTGTACGTGTACTGGATATGCCCCTTCATCGGTGCCATTCTCGCTGCGTGGACCTTCAGGGCCGTGTTCCCGCCACCGGCCCCTAAGCCCAAGACCAAGAAAGCATGA
- the LOC123091718 gene encoding double-stranded RNA-binding protein 8: MEIVESIPTIGRIPAALETGLCKNLLQEYAQKMNYTPSYSLTRQASGVAPFTVEIGGIQYIGPAARSKKVAEIKGARTALLAIQGQLEGRGSGATKHIVVPSKRQVKETAKKPIEIPKPLEVKNGGFKKKWNKRKFMKRNRQAVDVEKNEGKMAGDVINPVSRCIQQSTQEPPSDTVMLKDDEEAKRVVQEPGYDAVMLQPSKEARRAEQESGIAVLKPDELDRRVEHVQGSDIVMLPPDHETRRVKHVPGSDTAMLQRNNEARSVEQEPPRDSGMARSNKEAGCINQELLGETAMPHNVRKARTMKHDSQHRCSLM; the protein is encoded by the exons ATGGAAATTGTCGAGTCCATCCCAACCATTGGGAGAATCCCAGCAGCT CTAGAAACTGGCCTCTGCAAGAATCTTCTTCAGGAGTATGCTCAGAAGATGAATTACACTCCATCTTATAGCTTGACCAGACAAGCTTCAGGGGTGGCTCCTTTTACCGTAGAGATTGGTGGTATACAATACATTGGTCCTGCAGCCAGGTCAAAGAAAGTGGCAGAGATAAAAGGAGCCCGAACTGCTCTTCTTGCAATACAAG GTCAACTAGAGGGTCGCGGAAGTGGTGCCACAAAGCATATTGTAGTTCCTAGCAAAAGGCAAGTTAAGGAGACAGCAAAAAAGCCAATTGAAATCCCAAAACCACTTGAGGTGAAGAATGGTGGTTTCAAGAAGAAATGGAACAAGAGGAAGTTCATGAAAAGGAATCGCCAAGCAGTTGATGTGGAAAAGAATGAAGGAAAAATGGCTGGAGATGTCATTAACCCAGTGTCCCGATGCATCCAACAATCAACACAGGAGCCACCCAGCGACACTGTCATGCTGAAAGATGATGAGGAAGCTAAAAGAGTAGTACAGGAGCCAGGCTACGACGCTGTAATGCTGCAACCTagtaaggaagctagaagagcagAACAGGAGTCCGGCATTGCAGTGCTGAAACCTGATGAGTTAGATAGAAGAGTAGAACATGTGCAAGGCAGTGACATTGTGATGCTGCCACCTGATCACGAAACTAGAAGAGTAAAACATGTGCCAGGCAGTGACACTGCAATGCTTCAACGTAATAACGAAGCTAGAAGCGTAGAACAGGAGCCGCCAAGAGATTCTGGAATGGCGCGATCTAATAAGGAAGCTGGATGCATAAACCAGGAGCTACTCGGTGAGACTGCAATGCCTCACAATGTCAGGAAAGCTAGAACCATGAAGCATGATTCACAGCACCGGTGCAGCCTAATGTAG
- the LOC123091716 gene encoding probable staphylococcal-like nuclease CAN2 isoform X2: MGNILKCFRGDDEEEEDHYPYYRPGSRPHYPQQQQQADGHGVASLAHDLLNFESASMVPEGLRQHVTASKKAQIKWYQNMLEAYKNARTPPRTPEEAAQLVVSALNWIQSADLEVNNQNIGDGDGFTAYVATTDPRESGNVPIEVHEMVIARTEARNRRDYKSADALQSSLKEAGYKIIICSDEEILARKYRIRMRGIDAPELKMTYGKESKSALVKLIGGKRTTIHVYGQDQFDLYVGDVYCNGVFIQEKMLKNGHAWHFTTYDKRPEFAKWEREARAAQRGLFASLNPEKPWDWRREQRNGGIQVY; this comes from the exons ATGGGGAACATCCTGAAGTGCTTCAGGggagacgacgaagaagaagaagaccactacCCCTACTACCGTCCAGGCTCCAGGCCCCACTAcccccagcagcagcagcaagctgATGGCCATGGCGTCGCCTCCCTGGCGCACGACCTCCTCAACTTTGAGAGCGCGTCCATG GTTCCTGAAGGGCTCAGGCAGCATGTTACGGCGTCCAAGAAAGCACAGATTAAATG GTACCAGAATATGTTGGAGGCATATAAGAATGCGAGAACCCCACCGAGAACACCGGAAGAGGCTGCACAACTAGTTGTATCAGCCCTAAACTGGATCCAGAGTGCTGATTTGGAG GTTAATAACCAAAACATTGGAGATGGCGATGGCTTTACCGCTTATGTTGCCACAACCGATCCGAGGGAGTCTGGCAATGTTCCTATAGAAGTACATGAGATGGTGATTGCGAGGACTGAAGCACGCAATCGTAGGGATTACAAGAGTGCCGATGCACTTCAAAGTAGCCTTAAAGAAGCTGGATACAA GATAATCATCTGTTCAGACGAAGAGATCCTAGCAAGGAAATACCGAATCAGAATGAG GGGAATTGACGCACCAGAACTTAAGATGACATATGGAAAGGAATCAAAGAGTGCTTTGGTGAAGCTCATTGGTGGGAAAAGAACCACAATTCATGTGTATGGGCAGGACCAGTTTGATCTCTATGTTGGTGATGTCTATTGCAATGGTGTGTTCATCCAG GAGAAAATGCTGAAGAATGGTCACGCATGGCATTTTACGACCTATGACAAGCGCCCAGAGTTTGCTAAA TGGGAGAGAGAGGCAAGAGCTGCACAGCGAGGGCTCTTTGCCTCACTCAACCCTGAGAAGCCGTGGGACTGGCGAAGAGAGCAGCGCAATGGTGGCATTCAGGTCTACTAA